In a single window of the Polyangia bacterium genome:
- a CDS encoding protein kinase, with protein MTRLTAAGGRPVVQHGTVIGGRYRVEAPLGAGGMSSVFAGHDTVLDRPVALKILNRPAHSDDRATQRLLWEAKVTARIIHAACVRVFDGGVDPEVGAFLVMERLDGEDLRRFLHQHGPLPVSLALGMFEQIGAIVHAVHQAGVVHRDLKPGNVFVLRGHPFGAVPRIKLLDFGIAKSDDSGEAQLTEPGEFLGTLAYAAPERWLSPTAPDARTDIYALGALLYEMLSGNPPFRAETKAALRLAVLNDRPPPLLAPRNDLPAWLSGAIERTLCKSPAERFADVPSLMGALGLDLVAEPTPTLRTEQAFRGTERFRVERCLSRGADTEVYAVLDLERNQTVALKRLANPRGEAFLRLKREFRTVADIRHPNLVRLGALWKERDDLLMTMEFVDGVPLLDHVAGSEERLRSCLGQLVSALQALHARGLVHRDVKLENIIVDRSGRLVLLDHGLAMRWQETGAPVTGTAAYLAPEVLEGRSGPAGDLYAVGVILRAALTGKPPRTLDGPLDLAGAEIAIAGPDDLRALCMHLHAADPAARPSAAEILDALADRPAGEATRSSAALAPGETFVGRAEALAFLDRAIAAAADGTPHAVWIEGESGIGKSALLDHLRRQLAQRPDTLVLTGRARHGDAVPFPALDEVIDDLCAYLMRLPPAVAEVLMPKRAAHIARLFPGLAALPAIARDLRNVEAKEATSQMRRLAFDGLRELFKRITDSRSVVVILDDLQWIDADSRALLAHLLDGSGGPPLLVLGGVRSTTVSPELRKLAATLGTRVQRIALGALSHEESCALLHARWRGQQKPDDKAMARLANEGHGIPFFLEVLASSASVDHAGQGCGLDQVLANRVDALPAKTRLTLEMVCVASRPLPVETVLAAAQLGDVHELDPLLAEPFLRSVRSDRRSVLEPYHDKIRDAVRAALPEAAALDHHRALAAALESGSQDDPEHLIEHLAASGEAVRATKIALAAAELASDQLAFDRAAALFAVALEHGVFSKGERLALQRRRARALQLAYRRRECGEILLRAAEDAPDDEAAARLHTEAGVHLLYSGDVRRGLEALQPALSRAGLRVPTSLEETIAATTKAMGAIASGGLAARQPEGTPSQESLDRVELCLVLSQGLAHIDLRVLPFACEGLLAALEAGDACCLQRAAALFVINSVEYLPNPLVAPVLALCRRLTEADPTPYARASLDAAIAENAHFEGDFLEAEAAFERAERALLDSCPEATRELATVRDLAVFVQYAQKGDFATQLDRTQRWLAEADAAQDVYHASMLRVAHAIVWIAHDQPARARAELRRAQEEWLGEAGVLEVGAALYHDIIDRYEEKDLASDHETSARSALLRSPAADTPFLGGYLRLQQAWKELRALAAGTSDARAGAALVTEIVSGLRANGLTIWSAVADVLEANLAFLNGDREPAVRGLDSAETKFKRAGMACLAACARRRRGEFLEGELGSRLRAEADAELHRLGVANIERWTRAYWSMFDAEAARARTANGARDEPPLTTAGPSGA; from the coding sequence ATGACGCGTTTGACTGCTGCGGGCGGCCGGCCGGTCGTCCAGCACGGGACGGTCATTGGCGGGAGGTATCGGGTCGAGGCTCCGCTTGGCGCGGGCGGAATGTCGTCGGTCTTCGCGGGACATGACACCGTTCTGGATCGTCCCGTCGCGCTCAAGATCCTCAACCGCCCGGCTCACAGCGATGACCGCGCCACGCAGCGGTTACTGTGGGAGGCCAAGGTCACGGCGCGCATCATCCACGCTGCCTGCGTGCGCGTTTTTGACGGCGGCGTCGATCCAGAGGTGGGCGCCTTCCTGGTGATGGAGCGCCTCGACGGTGAGGACCTGCGGCGCTTCCTTCACCAGCACGGTCCTTTGCCGGTATCACTTGCCCTTGGGATGTTCGAGCAGATCGGCGCGATCGTGCACGCGGTTCACCAGGCGGGCGTCGTCCATCGCGATCTGAAGCCGGGGAACGTCTTCGTGCTCCGCGGCCATCCCTTCGGGGCCGTCCCTCGCATCAAGCTGCTCGACTTCGGGATCGCCAAGTCAGACGACAGTGGCGAGGCGCAACTGACCGAACCGGGTGAATTCCTCGGAACGCTGGCCTATGCGGCACCCGAGCGCTGGCTCTCCCCGACGGCGCCCGACGCGCGCACGGACATCTACGCCCTGGGCGCGCTGCTGTACGAGATGCTGAGTGGGAACCCACCGTTCCGCGCCGAGACGAAAGCCGCCTTGCGCCTCGCGGTTCTCAACGATCGGCCGCCGCCGCTTCTCGCCCCACGCAATGATCTCCCCGCTTGGCTGTCCGGCGCCATCGAACGGACACTTTGCAAGTCACCGGCCGAGCGATTCGCGGACGTGCCGTCTCTGATGGGCGCACTCGGCCTCGACCTTGTGGCGGAGCCGACGCCGACGCTGCGCACCGAACAAGCTTTCCGCGGGACGGAACGCTTCCGCGTCGAACGCTGCCTTTCTCGCGGTGCGGACACCGAAGTCTATGCGGTGCTCGATCTCGAACGAAACCAGACGGTCGCCCTCAAGCGCCTGGCCAACCCACGCGGCGAGGCCTTCCTGCGCCTCAAGCGCGAGTTCAGGACCGTCGCCGACATCCGGCACCCGAACCTCGTGCGCCTCGGTGCACTGTGGAAGGAACGCGACGATCTCTTGATGACCATGGAGTTCGTCGATGGCGTGCCTTTGCTCGATCACGTCGCCGGCTCGGAAGAACGGCTGCGGTCGTGTCTCGGCCAGCTTGTCAGCGCGCTGCAGGCTTTGCACGCGCGGGGCCTCGTGCATCGGGACGTCAAGCTCGAGAACATCATCGTCGATCGATCGGGGCGTCTGGTTCTGCTCGACCATGGTCTGGCGATGCGCTGGCAAGAAACCGGCGCGCCCGTCACTGGAACGGCGGCGTACCTGGCTCCCGAGGTTCTCGAGGGCCGAAGTGGCCCCGCGGGCGATCTCTATGCGGTGGGCGTCATCCTCCGTGCCGCGCTCACGGGAAAACCGCCCCGAACTCTCGACGGCCCGCTCGACCTGGCGGGCGCCGAGATAGCCATCGCGGGCCCCGACGATCTGCGCGCGCTCTGCATGCACCTGCACGCGGCCGATCCGGCGGCCCGTCCGTCCGCCGCCGAAATCCTCGACGCGCTTGCCGACCGCCCTGCTGGTGAGGCGACGCGTTCGTCTGCGGCGCTCGCCCCCGGTGAAACGTTCGTCGGCCGCGCCGAGGCGTTGGCCTTTCTCGACCGAGCGATCGCCGCTGCCGCCGACGGCACCCCGCACGCGGTGTGGATCGAAGGCGAAAGTGGCATCGGAAAATCCGCCTTGCTGGATCACCTGCGGCGACAGCTCGCCCAGCGTCCAGACACGCTCGTGCTGACGGGACGCGCACGCCACGGCGACGCGGTGCCGTTTCCGGCGCTGGACGAGGTGATCGACGATCTCTGCGCGTACCTGATGCGCCTGCCGCCGGCAGTCGCCGAGGTGTTGATGCCCAAGCGCGCTGCCCACATCGCGCGCCTCTTCCCCGGCCTGGCCGCGCTGCCGGCAATCGCCCGCGATCTCCGGAACGTCGAGGCGAAAGAGGCGACCTCTCAGATGCGTCGGCTGGCCTTCGACGGATTGCGAGAGCTATTCAAACGCATCACCGACAGCCGCTCGGTCGTGGTGATCCTGGACGACCTGCAGTGGATCGATGCTGACAGCCGCGCGTTGTTGGCGCACCTGCTCGACGGCTCGGGCGGACCACCGCTGCTGGTGCTCGGAGGCGTACGCAGTACCACCGTCAGTCCCGAGCTGCGCAAGCTGGCCGCCACGTTGGGAACACGCGTCCAGCGAATCGCCCTGGGCGCGCTGTCGCACGAGGAATCGTGTGCCCTTTTGCACGCTCGCTGGCGAGGACAGCAGAAGCCGGACGATAAGGCCATGGCTCGCTTGGCCAACGAAGGACATGGGATCCCGTTCTTTCTCGAAGTGCTGGCGTCGTCGGCATCAGTCGATCATGCCGGGCAGGGATGCGGACTTGACCAGGTGCTGGCCAATCGTGTGGATGCCCTGCCCGCGAAGACGCGCCTGACGTTGGAGATGGTCTGTGTCGCCTCGCGCCCCCTTCCCGTCGAGACCGTGCTGGCGGCGGCCCAGCTCGGCGATGTCCACGAGCTCGATCCGCTGCTGGCGGAACCGTTCCTGCGATCGGTGCGCTCTGATCGGCGGTCGGTCCTGGAGCCTTACCACGACAAGATCCGGGACGCCGTCCGCGCCGCGCTGCCCGAAGCGGCTGCCCTTGATCACCACCGCGCCCTGGCCGCCGCCCTCGAAAGTGGATCCCAGGACGACCCGGAACACCTCATCGAACACCTGGCGGCCAGCGGCGAGGCCGTGCGGGCCACGAAAATCGCCCTCGCTGCGGCCGAACTGGCCAGCGATCAGCTGGCGTTCGATCGCGCGGCGGCTCTCTTCGCGGTGGCGCTGGAGCACGGGGTCTTCTCCAAAGGAGAGCGCCTGGCGCTGCAGCGTCGGCGCGCCCGCGCCCTGCAGCTGGCTTATCGACGTCGTGAATGTGGCGAGATTCTCCTGCGCGCCGCCGAGGATGCTCCCGACGACGAGGCGGCGGCCCGGCTGCACACCGAGGCAGGCGTTCATCTTCTCTACAGCGGCGATGTTCGACGCGGGCTGGAGGCCCTTCAACCGGCCCTGTCTCGCGCCGGATTACGGGTGCCGACCAGCCTCGAAGAGACGATCGCTGCCACGACCAAGGCCATGGGTGCCATCGCCAGCGGCGGCCTCGCCGCCCGGCAACCGGAAGGAACGCCGTCACAAGAATCGCTTGATCGAGTGGAGCTGTGCTTGGTGCTGTCGCAGGGATTGGCCCACATCGATCTGCGGGTGCTGCCATTTGCTTGCGAAGGCCTGCTGGCGGCGCTGGAAGCCGGCGACGCGTGCTGCCTGCAGCGAGCCGCCGCCCTCTTCGTCATCAACAGCGTCGAGTACCTTCCCAATCCACTGGTCGCGCCGGTGCTCGCGCTCTGTCGCCGACTGACCGAAGCCGACCCAACCCCTTATGCGCGCGCGTCGCTGGACGCCGCAATCGCGGAGAACGCGCATTTCGAGGGTGACTTCCTCGAGGCGGAGGCGGCATTCGAGCGCGCCGAACGAGCGCTGCTGGACAGCTGCCCGGAAGCGACGCGTGAACTGGCGACGGTGCGCGATCTGGCTGTTTTTGTGCAGTACGCGCAGAAGGGCGACTTTGCGACGCAACTTGATCGTACCCAACGCTGGCTTGCCGAGGCCGACGCCGCCCAGGACGTCTATCACGCCAGCATGCTTCGCGTGGCGCATGCCATCGTCTGGATTGCTCACGATCAACCCGCGCGCGCCCGAGCCGAGCTTCGGCGCGCTCAAGAAGAGTGGCTCGGTGAGGCGGGCGTCTTGGAGGTCGGCGCGGCGCTGTACCACGACATCATCGACCGCTATGAAGAAAAGGATCTGGCGTCCGATCACGAAACCAGCGCGCGCTCGGCCCTGCTGCGAAGTCCTGCCGCCGACACACCATTCCTGGGTGGATATCTCCGACTGCAGCAGGCATGGAAAGAACTTCGCGCGCTGGCCGCCGGGACGTCCGACGCGCGCGCGGGCGCCGCGCTGGTCACCGAGATCGTTTCTGGCCTGCGCGCCAATGGGCTCACGATCTGGTCGGCGGTGGCCGACGTCCTGGAAGCAAACCTTGCGTTCTTGAACGGCGACCGCGAACCCGCTGTACGCGGCCTGGATTCCGCCGAGACCAAGTTCAAGCGCGCCGGGATGGCCTGCCTGGCAGCCTGCGCGCGCCGGCGGCGCGGAGAATTTCTCGAGGGCGAGTTGGGCTCACGCTTGCGCGCGGAAGCCGACGCTGAGCTGCATCGCCTTGGTGTGGCGAACATCGAACGCTGGACGCGGGCTTACTGGTCAATGTTCGACGCAGAGGCCGCCCGCGCGCGAACCGCCAACGGCGCCCGTGACGAGCCGCCCCTCACGACGGCGGGACCTTCAGGCGCTTGA
- a CDS encoding sigma 54-interacting transcriptional regulator encodes MQNEATLSTPTGTHEEGHRFIGARVLAHPLASRVGDFAVLFDDEPAEVGRALAIGRMIPTFRRPTGELTGPLASTRVTRSPLLITRERDGLVFSFAAASPVVEIDGIPLHGERRIGAAELEAGVVVLSGRDLALWIGWNDDSEPAPAIPGLIGESAVMRRLRQQIHRVADLDVPVLLRGATGVGKELVAAAIHKLSKRADASYVAVNVAGVPSSMAASELFGHRRGAFTGAFEERKGYFAEASGGTLFLDEIGDVSFDVQALLLRAVQEGVIQPLGGSTRQVDVRLVAATDSDLESAVARREFREPLLRRFSYEIHVPPLRARRDDIGLLFYHFLRERLATMKESHRLEPASADAEPFVPAAYVAALARHDWPGNVRELANVALKFAVENRGRARARIGDDLKDILGGPGTWVTRAEAAAPATPERSTREISDADILAALQFEGFRRERAARRLGVSKSYLYKRLENGTLAPAADRLPADEIRSALAASAGDFLVAAQRLRVSPRALKLQLKRLKVPPS; translated from the coding sequence ATGCAAAACGAGGCCACACTTTCCACTCCGACCGGCACCCACGAAGAAGGCCATCGTTTCATCGGAGCGCGGGTGCTTGCCCACCCGCTTGCGTCGCGCGTCGGGGACTTTGCCGTCCTTTTCGATGACGAGCCGGCGGAGGTTGGGCGGGCCCTGGCCATCGGTCGGATGATTCCGACGTTTCGCCGGCCAACCGGCGAGCTGACGGGACCGCTCGCGAGCACGCGCGTGACGCGCAGCCCTCTGCTGATCACGCGCGAGCGCGACGGCTTGGTCTTTTCATTCGCGGCCGCTTCGCCCGTCGTCGAGATAGACGGTATTCCATTGCACGGCGAACGTCGCATCGGCGCGGCCGAGTTGGAGGCGGGCGTCGTGGTCCTGAGCGGCCGCGATCTGGCGTTGTGGATCGGTTGGAACGACGACTCCGAACCGGCGCCGGCCATTCCCGGCCTCATCGGCGAGAGTGCCGTCATGCGCAGGCTGCGACAGCAGATCCACCGCGTGGCCGACCTCGATGTCCCGGTTCTTCTGCGGGGGGCGACCGGCGTGGGCAAAGAGCTTGTGGCCGCCGCCATTCACAAGCTCAGCAAGCGCGCGGATGCCAGCTACGTCGCGGTCAATGTCGCGGGCGTTCCGTCATCGATGGCCGCCTCGGAGCTGTTTGGGCACCGGCGTGGCGCGTTCACCGGCGCTTTCGAGGAGCGCAAGGGTTACTTCGCCGAGGCCAGTGGCGGCACGTTGTTTCTCGACGAGATCGGGGACGTGTCCTTCGACGTGCAGGCCCTCCTTCTGCGCGCCGTGCAAGAAGGCGTGATCCAGCCGCTGGGCGGGAGCACCCGCCAGGTGGACGTTCGTCTGGTGGCGGCCACCGACTCGGACCTTGAATCGGCGGTGGCGCGCCGGGAGTTTCGTGAGCCGCTTCTTCGCCGCTTTTCCTACGAGATTCACGTTCCGCCGCTGAGGGCCAGGCGCGACGATATCGGGCTGCTCTTCTACCATTTTCTACGTGAGCGGCTGGCGACGATGAAGGAAAGCCATCGCCTTGAGCCGGCGTCTGCCGATGCTGAGCCTTTCGTGCCGGCCGCCTACGTCGCCGCGCTGGCCCGGCACGACTGGCCGGGCAACGTTCGCGAACTGGCGAACGTCGCCCTCAAATTCGCAGTGGAGAACCGGGGCCGCGCGCGGGCCCGGATTGGCGACGACCTGAAGGACATCCTGGGCGGGCCAGGCACCTGGGTGACCCGGGCTGAAGCGGCAGCGCCCGCAACCCCCGAGCGTTCCACGCGGGAGATCAGCGACGCGGACATCCTGGCGGCTCTGCAATTCGAGGGCTTCCGCCGTGAGCGGGCGGCGCGGCGCCTCGGCGTTTCGAAGAGCTATCTTTACAAGCGCCTGGAAAACGGCACGCTGGCGCCCGCCGCCGATCGACTTCCGGCCGACGAGATCAGATCGGCGCTGGCCGCCAGCGCGGGCGATTTCTTGGTGGCGGCGCAGCGCCTGCGCGTCTCGCCGCGCGCCCTCAAGCTGCAGCTCAAGCGCCTGAAGGTCCCGCCGTCGTGA
- a CDS encoding caspase family protein, with the protein MARTPQRLTAPRPKASGRRFFVPIGVGNPGGVLRDLDDVPADLDRMSRLFKSRAYTVVPFASNLTVNELRAAFAEWLEGCTLEPEDAMAIYFSGHGCVVDGDHYLCCRGFSKDAAAATGLRAQELVELALRRQRRPGKLWLIVDCCAAGGVIADEFLRGVSGSGAEVFVLAAAGAWSETFDGSFSAAFRRALAQTGKAPSLDRLTGAINLQRPYPRSVAATFSWTGFDLLDTAPARRSARHSRRVTPRRKAA; encoded by the coding sequence ATGGCCCGGACGCCACAACGTTTGACTGCGCCGCGGCCGAAGGCGTCGGGCCGTCGCTTTTTCGTGCCGATCGGGGTGGGAAACCCGGGGGGCGTTCTGAGAGATCTCGATGACGTGCCTGCCGATCTTGATCGCATGAGTCGCCTCTTCAAATCGCGCGCCTATACCGTGGTTCCATTCGCGTCCAACCTCACTGTCAACGAGCTGCGCGCCGCCTTCGCCGAGTGGCTGGAGGGGTGCACTCTGGAACCAGAGGACGCCATGGCCATCTATTTCAGCGGTCACGGCTGCGTCGTCGACGGCGACCACTATTTGTGTTGCCGAGGCTTCTCCAAAGATGCTGCGGCGGCCACCGGACTTCGGGCTCAGGAACTGGTCGAGCTTGCCCTGAGGCGCCAGCGCCGACCTGGAAAGCTGTGGCTGATCGTCGACTGTTGCGCGGCGGGTGGGGTGATCGCCGATGAGTTCCTGCGCGGAGTCAGTGGGTCCGGCGCCGAGGTGTTCGTGCTGGCGGCGGCGGGCGCCTGGTCCGAGACCTTCGACGGCTCGTTCAGCGCGGCGTTTCGGCGGGCCCTCGCCCAAACGGGCAAAGCGCCCTCGCTGGATCGGCTGACCGGTGCCATCAACTTGCAACGACCCTACCCACGTTCCGTCGCTGCCACCTTTTCGTGGACCGGTTTCGATCTGCTCGACACTGCGCCCGCTCGTCGATCCGCGCGTCATTCTCGACGGGTAACCCCACGACGGAAGGCGGCGTGA
- a CDS encoding alpha/beta fold hydrolase → MRQTAWGKANPHRLPREEDVTVVYWADLFRRRREETGAPKRIALRDDLLSAYYALLRGTVRAADALALWDEWGEPVGPIALLVNRMVRESALYMQNGPVTNPNPTVPEGAFFQVQARFKAALASDTRIVIGHSLGSTIAYEGLCLHPHRVDTFITVGSPMATPQLIREPMLKRLGQFLNRSGDPSAPWPGVRRWSNFFASADVWSVPIKRLAPIFHSDIVDVEVRHGDPHHFVETHKLASYLVHAELRDEIAGALERSWGS, encoded by the coding sequence GTGAGACAGACCGCGTGGGGGAAAGCCAACCCGCACCGCTTGCCCAGGGAAGAGGATGTCACCGTCGTCTATTGGGCCGATCTCTTCCGACGGAGAAGAGAGGAGACGGGCGCGCCGAAGCGAATCGCTTTGCGAGACGATCTCCTGTCAGCGTACTACGCGCTTCTGCGCGGCACGGTCCGCGCGGCGGACGCGCTCGCACTCTGGGATGAGTGGGGCGAGCCGGTCGGTCCGATCGCTCTGCTGGTCAATCGCATGGTGCGCGAGTCGGCGCTTTACATGCAGAACGGTCCTGTCACGAACCCGAATCCGACGGTTCCCGAGGGCGCCTTCTTTCAGGTGCAAGCGCGCTTCAAGGCGGCGCTGGCGTCCGACACCCGGATTGTTATCGGCCATTCACTCGGCTCGACGATCGCGTACGAAGGTCTCTGCCTTCACCCTCATCGTGTCGACACGTTCATCACCGTTGGCTCGCCCATGGCCACGCCGCAGCTCATTCGAGAGCCGATGCTCAAACGCCTCGGCCAGTTCCTCAACCGCAGCGGCGATCCGAGCGCGCCCTGGCCGGGTGTGCGCCGCTGGAGCAACTTCTTCGCTTCCGCTGACGTCTGGTCGGTGCCCATCAAGCGGTTGGCCCCGATCTTTCACTCTGACATCGTCGACGTCGAAGTCCGCCACGGCGATCCGCACCACTTCGTCGAGACGCACAAGTTGGCCTCGTACCTGGTCCACGCCGAGCTCCGCGATGAAATCGCCGGCGCGCTCGAGCGATCGTGGGGTTCGTGA
- a CDS encoding HAMP domain-containing sensor histidine kinase: MSAALSGQPASGIAVGVASLDDRQFEVLPLIRAGHLLGVIRVSRTLAGLRQQERRTVATIMAASLGVLGAAALASFYLARRLASPIRRMRDFAAEIGDGRFGRTLPVRSHDEVGQLARSLNNMSERLANSERERRTFLARASHELRTPVTNVQATLEALETVAPDETGRRSQFLGTALKETQRMAALVQDLLDLGQLEAGVSTVEKRSVDLQRLVYGAVQAMTVRFHLAKVAVSLDAAEVPAVAGDPDRLQRAFINVLDNALRHSSPDRAVQVTIRASDRAVNISIGDEGPGFSTTDLPRAFEQFYTGVDVRGGKGTGLGLAIARRIIDAHQGSITAANRPEGGAIVTVSLPFEKPDARA, translated from the coding sequence GTGTCGGCGGCGTTGTCCGGTCAGCCAGCGTCGGGCATCGCGGTCGGCGTCGCTTCGTTGGATGATCGTCAGTTCGAGGTACTGCCGTTGATTCGCGCCGGCCATCTTCTGGGTGTCATCCGTGTGTCCCGCACGCTGGCCGGCCTGCGCCAGCAAGAGCGACGAACCGTGGCGACCATCATGGCGGCCTCCCTGGGTGTGCTGGGCGCGGCGGCGTTGGCCAGTTTTTATCTGGCGCGCCGGTTGGCATCTCCGATCAGACGGATGCGCGACTTCGCCGCGGAGATTGGCGACGGCCGTTTCGGCCGGACTTTGCCCGTGCGTAGTCACGACGAGGTGGGACAGTTGGCCCGGTCGCTCAACAACATGAGTGAGCGCCTGGCCAACAGCGAGCGGGAGCGGCGGACGTTCCTGGCCCGCGCCTCTCACGAGCTGCGCACCCCGGTGACGAACGTACAGGCCACGCTGGAAGCCCTGGAGACCGTGGCGCCCGACGAAACGGGCCGGCGTTCGCAATTCCTCGGCACCGCACTGAAAGAGACGCAACGAATGGCGGCGCTGGTGCAAGATTTATTGGATTTGGGCCAGCTGGAGGCGGGCGTCTCGACGGTGGAGAAGCGCTCCGTCGACTTGCAGCGCCTGGTGTATGGCGCCGTGCAAGCCATGACCGTGCGTTTCCATCTGGCGAAGGTCGCGGTTTCCCTGGACGCGGCCGAGGTGCCCGCGGTGGCCGGAGATCCCGATCGCCTGCAGCGCGCTTTTATCAACGTCCTCGACAATGCCCTTCGACACTCGTCCCCGGACCGCGCCGTCCAGGTGACAATCCGGGCGAGCGACCGAGCCGTCAACATCAGCATCGGCGATGAAGGACCTGGCTTTTCGACCACCGATCTCCCCCGCGCCTTCGAACAGTTCTATACCGGTGTCGATGTGCGGGGCGGCAAGGGCACCGGTCTGGGGCTGGCGATTGCGCGGCGGATCATCGACGCGCATCAAGGCAGCATCACCGCTGCCAACCGACCAGAGGGCGGCGCCATAGTCACTGTCAGCCTGCCGTTCGAGAAACCCGATGCCCGCGCCTGA